The window AACAGATTGATTTATCCACTTACACTAAAGGAATTTACATCATTGAAGTAAAAACAGACAAAGATGTTATTTCCAAAAAAGTGATCAAGGAATAACCTGTATCTACATAGAATTTTTACAGAATACTAACAACAGTTAGTATTCTGTTTTTTTGCATACTTACTTCCATTCTCTCAAGATAAATCAAGAACTCATGCTAAACACTCTTATACCTTAAATATTGGCTGTATGAGTTAATTACAATTAGGTTTATTTAGACTTATTTTCAACCAATCTCCAAAAAACAAACAACAACCATGTACCCTGAATCATTTTAGCCAGTTATCAGAATCTGAAAACAAAGCGTTGAGTTTTTTGATAAACTGGTCGTTTCTGTTTCAAATGTTAAATACCATTTTTTCCAATTATTGTTTTATACTAAAAAAGCAATAAACAGTAATATTGAAAATAACAAAAACATGCACATCTTATTAAAAAAATAAACAACTCAAACAAACATGAAATAAAATATTAAAATATTATTAAAAAAATTAGAATTATTTACCAAAACTAACTAATTATCAGTTTTTTGCTATAATTTTGACTAACTATAATTTTTACAATTTATTACTCAAAATGAAGAAACAATTACTTTTAATCAGCACATTGATTATTACATTAACAAGTGCGCAAAACAACGAAGAATTGAATAGAAAGTTAGAACGCCAAAGAATAGACAACAATGAGAGGTTTGATTCTTATGTATCTAAACGATATGGCGCTAACAAAACTCCTGAAGTTTTAAAAGAAATCGAGCAGCAAAGAACCAATCTGGCAGGATTTTTACCCGATAACAGACCTTATTTTTTTCAAGCTCATGACATGGATCAGATTAAAAACTCCAATTCTGATTTTTTACAGGGAGGAACTATTACAGGTTTAACGGGATCGTTTAATGGAGAAGGCATTAAGTTTACCATTTTCGACGGAAGCACCTCATCCGGTGTAGCAAGAGTATTTGCTGGTCATGTTTTTTTTAACAATTTACCGAATAGAATAACGAATAAAGAAAGCAGCACTGTCAACTATGGTGACCACGCAACAGCTGTTTCCAGTTTTATAGGAGCAAAAGATTACCCATACACTGTAACGTTTACAAATGGTACAACAAGACAGGTTAATTTCAAAGGAATTGCACCTAATTCTACTATAGATGCATATGCTTTTGGAACTTCTGTTCTGGACGGTGAAACTACCCAAAAAACAGTATTTCAAAAAATCACAACAGCTCAACCTAACATTTCAAATCACTCATATGGAACTAATCAGGGATGGGCAGACCCTCAACTGATTAATAATGAACCTTCATGGGTATGGAATGGGGCGTTTTCAAGCCCCAATACTACATTTGATGCTCAGGGAACTTATCATACCAATGACCGTGATTATGATCAGATTGTATACAACAACCCATCATACATTATCATAAAGTCCGCAGGAAATTCATTTGGTGAAGGACCTAGTGCTGATACAAGTACTTATAAAAAGTATTATAAAAATAGTTCAGGAAATTTAGTTGAATTCGCAGCAACCGATGTTTTACCTCCCAATAATTGCGCTCAAGGATATGACTGTATAGGAATTGGCTCTCTAGGGAAAAATATTATCGTTGTAGCAGCAGCGGATAGAATTACAACTAATGATGGAAGATACACAAACTCTTCAGATGTTATCCATTCCGTTTATAGCAGTGCAGGACCAAGAGATGACGGAGGTATCAAACCAGACATCACTGCTGTAGGAACAAGTGTTGCCAGTGCATGGACAGATAATAATGCTACAGGAGGCAGTAAAATTGATATAGGAGATGGTACTTCTTATTCTGCACCTGTAGTAACAGGTATTGTTGGACTTTGGACACAGATTAACAAACAACTGTTTTCCGGAAGCTTATTAAATGCTGCATCAGCAAAAACCTTAATGGTACACTCAGCAAAAGAAGCAGGAAATATTGGTCCTGATCCACAATTTGGCTGGGGGTTTATTGATGCTAAAAAAGGAGCTGAACTTCTTGTTGGAAAATCTAACAATAGTATCATTTTCAATGATGAAACCTTAAATAGCGGGGTTGCCAATGTAAAAACAGTAAAAGCATCAGGCTCAGAACCGTTAAAGGTGACCATATCCTGGATAGATCCTGAGTTTACCAACTTCACAAATCAATGGGGAAATATTTACAATAACAGAAGTTCCAAATTAATTAATGATCTGGATCTGAAAATTACAGACACCACTACAAACACCGTGTATTATCCGTGGAAACTGGATGCCAACAACCCAATGACTCCGGCTACCAAGGGAGATAACACTGTAGATAATGTGGAACAGGTTATCATTGATGCCCCGGTTGCAGGAAGAACTTATAAAATAGAGATTACCAATAAAGGGATACTCAAAAACAACTCAGGCGGAAATGCTCCTCAAAACTACTCTATTATTGTAACAGGATTTACTGAGCTATTAGGAACTAAGGACACTGCAAACCCTCTTAATAATCTCGCAATTTCCCCTACGATTACGAAGGACTTTACAAACATCCTGAAAGCACCTAAAAAATCCACTTTCAATGTATATGATCTTACAGGGAAAAAATTACAAAACGGAATCATCAACAATGACAAAGAACAGATAGATTTATCCACATACACCAAAGGAATTTACATCATTGAAGTAAAAACAGACAAAGATGTTATTTCTAAAAAAGTGATCAAGGAATAACCTATATAGACAAAGATTTTTTACAAAATACTAACAGTTGTTAGTATTTTGTTTTTTTGTGTATATTTGCTTCCTATGGAAAATGCACTTCACGAAAAAGTTTCTCAGGATATATTGCTCAAAGCGTATAATCACATGATGCTGGCCAAAGCAATGGCTGATATTTACGAAGAAAACAGAAATATCTGTAAATACGTTCATAGTACTTCAAGAGGCCACGAAGCTATACAGCTTGCAACAGCCTATCAGCTAAAGAAAGAAGACTGGGTTTCTCCTTATTACAGAGACGAAAGTATTCTTTTAGGAATTGGTTTTGAACCCTATCAGTTAATGCTTCAATTACTGGCTAAAGCTGATGATCCTTTTTCAGGAGGAAGGTCTTATTATTCCCACCCTTCAAGCAGGGACGAAAACAAACCCAAAATTGTTCACCAGAGCTCCGCTACGGGGATGCAGACTATCCCTACTACAGGAGTAGCTCAGGGAATCAAATACATACAGGACTTTAATCTTCAGGAGTTCGAAAACAACCCTGTTGTTGTGTGCAGCCTTGGAGACAATTCTGTTACAGAAGGTGAAGTGAGTGAAGCTTTACAGTTTGCCGCATTACATCAGCTTCCTATCATATTCCTGGTTCAGGATAATGAATGGGGAATTTCCGTAACAAAGGATGAGGCAAGAACCTGTGATGCTTATGATTTTGTAGCAGGATTCACCGGATTAAGCAGGATGAGAGTAGACGGAACAGATTTCGTGGAAAGTTTCGAAGCCATGAAAAAAGCGGTGGATTTTGTAAGAACCGAAAGAAAACCTTTGGTTGTCTGCGCAAAAACAGTATTGATCGGGCATCACACTTCCGGAGTAAGAAGAGAATTCTATAGAGACGAAGAAGATTTAACAAAACATAGAGCTAAAGATCCGGGAGAAATTCTTAGAAAACATCTACTGGAAACAGGCATTGATGAAGATCTTTTGAAGCAAATCACTAAAAAGGCCCGCCTTGAAGCAGAAGAAGCTTTTGAAAAAGCTAAAAATGCAGAAGATCCGAAACCTGAAACCGTAATGCAGCACGTTTTTGCACCTACTCCAATTACAGAGGAAACAGGAACACGTGAACCCGCCAACGGAGAAAAAATTGTAATGGTAGATGCTGCTATCCACGCGATACAGGAATTGATGTGGAAACACCCTGAAGCTCTTCTTTACGGACAGGATGTAGGAGAAAGAATTGGTGGGGTTTTCCGTGAAACAGTGACTTTAGGGAAAAAATTCGGAAGCAAAAGAGTATTCAATACAGCGATTCAGGAGGCTTATATCATTGGATCTACAGCTGGGATGAGTGCTGTGGGACTGAAACCAATTGTTGAAGTTCAGTTTGCAGATTATATTTACCCGGGAATAAACCAGCTAATCACAGAGATCTCAAAGTCGAGCTACTTAAGCGGTGGAAAATTCCCTGTAAGCAACATCATCCGTGTTCCTATCGGGGCATATGGAGGAGGTGGTCCTTACCACAGCGGAAGCGTTGAAAGTATTTTAGCCAATATAAAAGGAATCAAAATAGCATATCCAAGTAATGCTGCCGATTTCAAAGGATTATTAAAAGCAGCTTATTATGATCCGAATCCGGTAGTAATGCTGGAGCACAAAGGATTATACTGGAGTAAAGTTCCGGGAACCGAAGATGCTAAAACAATAGAACCAGCTGAAGACTATGTTCTTCCGTTTGGAAAAGGAAAAGTAATCATTGAAGCTGATAAGGATGAAACTGAAAAAGGCAGAACCTTACTAGTAGTTACTTACGGAATGGGAGTTTATTGGGCGAAAGAAGCAGCTAAAAATTTCAACGGAAGAGTTGAGGTGATTGACTTAAGAACTTTAATTCCTCTTGATGAAGAACTTGTTTTTGAAAGAGTAAAAGCTCATGGAAAATGTATCGTTCTCACCGAAGAACAGCTTAACAACTCTTTTGCAGAAGCTTTCGCACACCGTATCTCTAAAAACTGCTTCAAGTATCTTGACGCACCTGTAGAA of the Chryseobacterium viscerum genome contains:
- a CDS encoding S8 family peptidase → MKKQLLLISTLIITLTSAQNNEELNRKLERQRIDNNERFDSYVSKRYGANKTPEVLKEIEQQRTNLAGFLPDNRPYFFQAHDMDQIKNSNSDFLQGGTITGLTGSFNGEGIKFTIFDGSTSSGVARVFAGHVFFNNLPNRITNKESSTVNYGDHATAVSSFIGAKDYPYTVTFTNGTTRQVNFKGIAPNSTIDAYAFGTSVLDGETTQKTVFQKITTAQPNISNHSYGTNQGWADPQLINNEPSWVWNGAFSSPNTTFDAQGTYHTNDRDYDQIVYNNPSYIIIKSAGNSFGEGPSADTSTYKKYYKNSSGNLVEFAATDVLPPNNCAQGYDCIGIGSLGKNIIVVAAADRITTNDGRYTNSSDVIHSVYSSAGPRDDGGIKPDITAVGTSVASAWTDNNATGGSKIDIGDGTSYSAPVVTGIVGLWTQINKQLFSGSLLNAASAKTLMVHSAKEAGNIGPDPQFGWGFIDAKKGAELLVGKSNNSIIFNDETLNSGVANVKTVKASGSEPLKVTISWIDPEFTNFTNQWGNIYNNRSSKLINDLDLKITDTTTNTVYYPWKLDANNPMTPATKGDNTVDNVEQVIIDAPVAGRTYKIEITNKGILKNNSGGNAPQNYSIIVTGFTELLGTKDTANPLNNLAISPTITKDFTNILKAPKKSTFNVYDLTGKKLQNGIINNDKEQIDLSTYTKGIYIIEVKTDKDVISKKVIKE
- a CDS encoding thiamine pyrophosphate-dependent enzyme — protein: MENALHEKVSQDILLKAYNHMMLAKAMADIYEENRNICKYVHSTSRGHEAIQLATAYQLKKEDWVSPYYRDESILLGIGFEPYQLMLQLLAKADDPFSGGRSYYSHPSSRDENKPKIVHQSSATGMQTIPTTGVAQGIKYIQDFNLQEFENNPVVVCSLGDNSVTEGEVSEALQFAALHQLPIIFLVQDNEWGISVTKDEARTCDAYDFVAGFTGLSRMRVDGTDFVESFEAMKKAVDFVRTERKPLVVCAKTVLIGHHTSGVRREFYRDEEDLTKHRAKDPGEILRKHLLETGIDEDLLKQITKKARLEAEEAFEKAKNAEDPKPETVMQHVFAPTPITEETGTREPANGEKIVMVDAAIHAIQELMWKHPEALLYGQDVGERIGGVFRETVTLGKKFGSKRVFNTAIQEAYIIGSTAGMSAVGLKPIVEVQFADYIYPGINQLITEISKSSYLSGGKFPVSNIIRVPIGAYGGGGPYHSGSVESILANIKGIKIAYPSNAADFKGLLKAAYYDPNPVVMLEHKGLYWSKVPGTEDAKTIEPAEDYVLPFGKGKVIIEADKDETEKGRTLLVVTYGMGVYWAKEAAKNFNGRVEVIDLRTLIPLDEELVFERVKAHGKCIVLTEEQLNNSFAEAFAHRISKNCFKYLDAPVETMGSLDVPAVPINLVLEKEMLPNAEKLSSKIEEILKY